A single genomic interval of Asinibacterium sp. OR53 harbors:
- a CDS encoding SusC/RagA family TonB-linked outer membrane protein, with protein MNYIKMWIAVCALFLCLCEDTKAQHANEVNIKSTVLDAKGQPISSALIAGNEGKTTVFTDAAGHFSINVAAHSVVMINAKGFKMQSLRAGAVPESIVLAGEGGNNEVNVPYNKVDKQDLPGTITVLNPGTFINRDYNLTVQDALNGRAAGLLWSNNIWGMENAIVMIDGVRRDFNDVTLNEVQQITVLKGVNAVALYGSQAAKGVILITTKKGEANTHKVNLRVNTGIATPKALPKFLNSSDYMTLYNEARRNDGLGDMYDATTIQNYQTGNPYRFPSVDYYSSPYLKKYLNTTNTNAEFSGGNNTARFYSNIGWSNSSTLLNIGEGKNEGDNRFNIRGNIDLKLNDNISSTIDISTIFNDSRRGRTNYWGNAATLLPQRFTPLIPLSLISGSDATSQGYIKANRNIINGQYLLGGTQQYATNPIADLYFGGYDKFVQRSFQVTNAINVNLKNLLQGLSFHTLFNIDYANAYTQSISNTYAIYAPTWSTSSDSVASLTKYGTDYHSGTQNISGTAQMQNIGFSSWLNYEKSINEAHHFSVTLLGHASSIKTNDIYQPTTNSHVGLQLSYNYKHKYWADFSGAYVNSTKLPQGHRAALSPTASLGWLLSSEKFLSGSKVVDYLKLSASAGILNTDLDISGFYLYDNVYNRGATFNWNDGVQAGNQTSFPAYGSNPDLAFPKRKEVNASLEGAFFKHLLTLQTTFFWNEMDGLLTQRFSLYPTYFNAFVPYSNYNANGRSGVDIMLNVNKKIGELDLNLGVNATYATSKVTKSDGLYADAYQSRIGKPVDAIFGLQSKGFFADQSDIDKSPKQLFGVVKPGDIKYVDQNGDGIIDQRDFVMIGRYVAPFSYGITFNATYKNFNLFLLGTGNNGGYGLKNNDYYWVFGDKKYSQVVLNRWTPATKETATFPRLSSQQNNNDFRSSDFWLYKTDRFNLQKIQLTYNVSGNVLRKTFVKELGVYVSGSNLFTFSRNREILDLNIGTAPQFRNYMVGLRAGF; from the coding sequence CTTGTGTGAGGATACGAAGGCCCAGCATGCGAACGAAGTGAATATAAAATCAACTGTTCTTGATGCGAAAGGACAACCAATTTCAAGTGCATTGATTGCCGGTAACGAAGGGAAAACAACCGTTTTTACCGATGCAGCAGGACATTTCTCCATCAACGTGGCTGCCCACTCTGTTGTTATGATCAACGCCAAAGGGTTTAAAATGCAAAGCCTGAGAGCAGGTGCAGTGCCGGAAAGTATTGTACTGGCAGGAGAGGGCGGCAACAATGAAGTGAATGTGCCCTACAATAAAGTTGACAAACAGGATTTGCCGGGTACAATCACAGTATTGAATCCCGGAACATTCATTAACCGGGATTATAACCTTACTGTACAAGACGCACTAAACGGCAGGGCAGCAGGCTTGTTGTGGAGTAACAATATTTGGGGCATGGAAAACGCCATTGTGATGATTGATGGCGTTCGCCGCGACTTCAATGATGTGACCTTGAATGAAGTGCAGCAAATCACCGTATTAAAAGGTGTGAATGCCGTAGCCTTGTATGGCAGCCAGGCAGCCAAAGGAGTTATCCTCATCACTACCAAGAAGGGAGAAGCTAACACCCATAAAGTAAATCTCCGGGTGAATACCGGTATTGCTACGCCCAAAGCATTGCCTAAGTTTCTTAACTCTTCGGATTACATGACGCTTTACAATGAAGCCCGCCGCAACGACGGACTCGGAGACATGTATGATGCAACTACCATTCAAAACTACCAAACAGGTAACCCCTATCGCTTTCCCAGCGTAGATTATTATTCATCACCCTATCTCAAAAAATACCTGAACACAACGAATACCAATGCCGAGTTTTCAGGAGGCAATAACACAGCCCGTTTTTATTCCAATATCGGATGGTCAAACAGCTCTACGTTGCTGAATATCGGAGAAGGGAAAAATGAAGGCGATAACCGGTTTAATATACGAGGCAACATTGATTTAAAACTGAATGATAACATCAGCAGCACAATTGATATCTCCACTATTTTTAACGACAGCCGCCGCGGCCGCACCAATTATTGGGGCAATGCCGCCACGCTGTTGCCGCAACGTTTTACGCCGCTGATTCCCCTGAGCTTGATATCGGGAAGTGATGCAACCTCACAGGGATACATCAAAGCCAACCGCAATATTATTAACGGCCAGTACCTGCTGGGTGGAACACAGCAGTATGCTACCAATCCAATTGCCGACTTGTATTTTGGCGGGTACGACAAATTCGTGCAACGTTCCTTCCAGGTGACCAACGCTATTAATGTGAACCTGAAAAACCTTTTGCAGGGATTGTCTTTCCATACGCTATTCAATATTGACTATGCAAATGCTTACACGCAGTCAATCAGTAATACCTATGCCATTTATGCTCCTACCTGGAGCACTTCTTCCGATTCGGTTGCCAGCCTAACGAAATATGGAACGGATTACCATTCGGGTACGCAAAATATCAGCGGCACAGCGCAAATGCAGAATATTGGTTTTTCATCCTGGCTCAATTATGAGAAAAGTATAAATGAGGCACATCATTTTTCGGTTACCCTTCTCGGACATGCTTCTTCAATTAAAACGAACGACATCTATCAGCCTACCACCAATTCACACGTGGGCTTACAGCTTAGCTACAATTACAAGCATAAGTATTGGGCTGACTTCAGCGGCGCCTATGTCAATTCTACCAAATTACCGCAAGGCCACCGGGCTGCCCTTTCACCAACGGCAAGCCTTGGCTGGTTGCTTAGTTCCGAAAAATTCCTGTCTGGTTCAAAAGTGGTGGATTACCTGAAGTTGTCTGCCTCTGCCGGTATCCTGAACACAGACCTCGATATCAGCGGTTTCTATTTGTATGATAATGTCTATAACCGGGGAGCCACGTTTAACTGGAATGATGGTGTGCAGGCAGGAAACCAAACCTCGTTTCCTGCCTACGGCAGCAATCCTGATCTTGCATTTCCCAAACGAAAAGAGGTGAATGCAAGCCTTGAAGGCGCTTTCTTCAAACACTTGCTAACGCTGCAAACGACTTTCTTTTGGAACGAAATGGACGGTCTTTTGACGCAGCGTTTCTCCCTTTATCCGACTTATTTTAATGCGTTTGTTCCTTATTCCAACTATAATGCAAACGGTCGTTCCGGTGTTGATATAATGCTGAACGTGAACAAAAAAATAGGGGAACTTGATTTGAATCTGGGTGTGAATGCTACGTATGCCACTTCGAAAGTGACCAAAAGTGATGGGCTGTATGCCGATGCTTATCAGTCCAGGATCGGCAAACCGGTTGATGCCATCTTCGGGCTGCAGAGTAAAGGCTTTTTTGCAGACCAATCCGATATCGACAAAAGCCCCAAACAATTGTTTGGCGTAGTAAAACCCGGAGATATCAAATATGTAGACCAAAACGGAGATGGTATCATTGATCAAAGAGACTTCGTAATGATCGGTCGTTATGTAGCTCCTTTTTCTTATGGGATCACATTCAACGCAACCTATAAAAATTTCAATCTCTTTTTGCTGGGTACAGGAAACAATGGTGGATATGGATTGAAGAACAACGACTACTACTGGGTTTTCGGCGATAAAAAATATTCCCAGGTTGTCTTGAATCGATGGACGCCTGCCACAAAAGAAACGGCAACGTTTCCCCGCCTCAGTTCACAACAGAATAATAATGATTTCCGCAGTTCGGATTTCTGGTTGTACAAAACAGACCGGTTTAACCTGCAAAAGATTCAGTTGACGTATAACGTGTCAGGCAATGTGTTGCGCAAAACATTCGTCAAAGAGTTAGGCGTATATGTTTCCGGATCTAACCTGTTTACGTTCTCCAGGAATCGAGAAATACTGGATTTAAATATCGGCACAGCCCCGCAATTCAGAAATTATATGGTTGGTCTCAGGGCCGGATTTTAA